The following coding sequences are from one Oncorhynchus nerka isolate Pitt River linkage group LG6, Oner_Uvic_2.0, whole genome shotgun sequence window:
- the LOC115131142 gene encoding soluble guanylate cyclase 88E-like has product MYGLLCESLHDFIKESYGDDVWKLVRERADVRLHSFVTHQVYSESVIPRIAKAASGVTGTPYNELMNSWGVYFLGFVGKYGYDRILKVLGRFSRAFVNGLDNLHEYLRFSYPKVQPPTFFCQEESATGVTLHYRSKRKGYLHYAMGQLRQMGKQFYDTDIHVEVLSEQLVGDYSHVTMRLNFDNSAYRYIMKEDEEEQEILPITSDFFFEVFPFNIVFRQDMVVHNVGSGLATVFPDLDGKKINDAFLLARPLVEFTWNMIISHPNNLFEIMSKEPVKRERNLHNRVQNSDYENANRTADVDVELMAFQSIIGDDYKDGNSANAMESWGDGSRCLKLKGQMRYMPEWESIIFLGTPVMESLSAMFKTGLYINDLSMHDSSRDLVLAGTQQSEELKRALIQEQKKSSKLEESMKMLDYEMKKTDDLLYRMIPKPVAKRLRKGEPAVNTCEVFPDVTILFSDVVGFTRICSHITPMQVVSMLNTMYTLFDTLSEKHRVFKVETIGDAYMVVAGAPEKTKYHAHNICDMALDMVRSIDHLKDPSNGNNIQIRVGIHSGMVVAGVVGHKMPRYGLHGDTVHTASAMESNGKEMHIQLSSATYEHLKGSHFIFERRGTITIKGNVEIETYWLKGKRDKDGNAQAACPQFETQTISKAISKATISAPETSGDHDRLVFPSVAREDEDDVKSIRSHRIKMDISGHHSLVESLEECRAEEMSVSKSHYKDALHHNNGLQDSHIELDSPEFDVHNSIMASPDGSIDSHCSEKSAMCSVS; this is encoded by the exons ATGTATGGACTGCTGTGTGAGTCTCTGCATGACTTCATCAAGGAGTCGTATGGAGATGATGTGTGGAAACTGGTCAGAGAGAGGGCCGATGTCAGGCTACACTCCTTTGTCACCCACCAG gtgTACAGTGAAAGTGTCATCCCACGTATTGCCAAGGCAGCCAGCGGAGTGACAGGAACCCCCTACAATGAGCTCATGAACTCCTGGGGGGTCTATTTCCTGGGCTTCGTGGGGAAGTACGGTTACGACAGGATCCTCAAG GTGTTGGGTCGTTTTTCACGTGCGT TTGTGAACGGGCTGGATAACCTCCATGAGTACCTGCGCTTCAGCTACCCCAAGGTCCAGCCCCCTACCTtcttctgtcaggaggaatcagCTACCGGAGTCACCCTCCACTACAG GAGTAAGCGTAAGGGTTACCTCCACTACGCCATGGGCCAGCTGAGACAGATGGGGAAACAGTTCTATGACACGGATATCCACGTGGAGGTGCTGTCTGAACAACTGGTGGGAGACTACTCACACGTCACCATGAG GCTGAACTTTGACAACTCCGCCTACCGTTACATCAtgaaggaggacgaggaggagcaGGAGATTTTGCCCATCACCAGCGACTTCTTCTTCGAAGTCTTCCCCTTCAACATCGTTTTCAGACAG GACATGGTGGTGCACAACGTGGGCTCTGGCCTGGCCACAGTCTTCCCTGACTTGGATGGGAAAAAGATCAATGATGCCTTCCTGCTGGCGCGCCCACTGGTGGAGTTTACCTGGAACATG ATCATCTCCCACCCCAACAATCTGTTTGAGATCATGTCCAAGGagccagtgaagagagagaggaaccttCATAACAGAGTCCAAA attcGGACTATGAGAATGCTAACCGTACAGCTGACGTAGACGTGGAGCTCATGGCCTTCCAGTCCATCATCGGCGATGACTACAAAG ATGGCAACAGTGCTAATGCTATGGAGAGCTGGGGTGATGGCAGTCGCTGTCTGAAACTGAAGGGACAGATGAGATACATGCCTGAGTGGGAGTCCATCATCTTTCTGGGAACCCCtgt gATGGAGAGTCTGAGTGCCATGTTTAAAACCGGTCTCTATATCAACGACCTGAGTATGCATGACTCCAGTAGAGATCTGGTACTGGCAGGAACCCAGCAGTCAGAGGAACTCAAGAGAGCTCTCATACAG GAACAGAAGAAGTCCAGTAAACTGGAGGAGAGTATGAAGATGCTAGACTATGAGATGAAGAAGACAGATGATCTGCTCTACAGGATGATCCCTAAACCCGTGGCCAAGAGACTACGCAAGGGAGAGCCTGCCGTCAACACCTGTGAG GTGTTTCCAGACGTGACCATCCTGTTCAGTGATGTGGTGGGCTTCACCCGTATCTGCAGCCACATCACGCCCATGCAGGTGGTCTCCATGCTCAATACCATGTACACACTCTTCGACACACTCAGCGAGAAGCACCGTGtcttcaag GTTGAGACCATAGGGGATGCATACATGGTGGTGGCGGGGGCTCCAGAGAAGACTAAATACCACGCCCACAACATCTGCGACATGGCCCTGGACATGGTGCGCTCCATAGACCACCTCAAAGACCCCTCCAATGGCAACAACATACAGATCAGAGTGG GGATCCACTCTGGCATGGTGGTGGCCGGGGTGGTGGGCCATAAGATGCCACGCTACGGTCTTCATGGCGACACAGTCCACACCGCATCAGCCATGGAGAGCAACggcaag GAGATGCACATCCAGCTCAGCAGCGCTACCTATGAGCATCTGAAGGGAAGTCACTTCATCTTCGAAAGGAGAGGCACTATCACCATCAAG ggtaatgtagagatagagacataCTGGCTGAAGGGAAAGAGGGATAAGGATGGCAATGCCCAGGCTGCCTGTCCCCAGTTTGAGACCCAGACCATCAGCAAGGCCATCAGTAAGGCCACTATCTCAGCCCCTGAAACCAGTGGAGACCACGACAGACTG GTGTTCCCGTCGGTGGCGAGggaggatgaggatgatgtgAAGTCCATACGTTCCCACCGTATCAAGATGGATATCTCGGGCCATCACTCCCTGGTGGAGTCTCTGGAGGAATGCCGTGCTGAGGAGATGTCTGTCAGCAAG